From Zingiber officinale cultivar Zhangliang chromosome 5B, Zo_v1.1, whole genome shotgun sequence, the proteins below share one genomic window:
- the LOC121984282 gene encoding uncharacterized protein LOC121984282 encodes MAKRELSSTLKNLKFMQRASLKEDKPKEVDNYKPVEDSAAAPAPSRRCIVIMEGDPHPGALKGRMSFQSFNPSVDKLNEEAANNQQNAATASNNNRDSVRPDETTSVGSMDSRIGRSNNASDTDLKRKQLEVDSDKTTPNEILKIHGEEGKHSSSSNRAGSHKQQKREKLDWNVLRPPKYDQKD; translated from the exons ATGGCGAAGCGCGAGCTCTCCAGCACCCTTAAGAACCTAAAG TTCATGCAAAGGGCTTCCTTGAAGGAAGATAAGCCTAAGGAAGTCGACAACTACAAGCCCGTCGAAGACTCCGCCGCCGCCCCAGCCCCTTCCAGAAGATG CATTGTTATAATGGAAGGTGATCCTCATCCAGGAGCTTTAAAAGGTCGAATGTCTTTCCAGAGTTTCAATCCCTCAGTAGAC AAACTAAATGAAGAGGCTGCAAATAATCAACAAAATGCTGCCACTGCTTCAAATAATAACAGAGATTCCGTTAG ACCAGATGAAACCACATCAGTAGGTTCTATGGACTCGAGAATAGGTAGATCAAACAATGCTTCGGATACAGACCTCAAGAGGAAGCAACTAGAAGTGGATAGCGACAAAACAACACCCAACGAGATACTGAAAATCCATGGCGAAGAGGGTAAACATTCATCGTCGAGCAATAGAGCAGGTTCTCATAAGCAACAGAAACGTGAAAAACTGGACTGGAATGTTCTTAGACCTCCAAAATACGATCAAAAGGATTAG